The following are encoded in a window of Pseudomonas sp. St316 genomic DNA:
- a CDS encoding acetate--CoA ligase family protein gives MNNYKNLLEPRSIAVVGVSEDAGRPGSQAVRALMSNGYTGAIYPVNPKYETFEGLKCYGSVADIEGDVDLVVVGVPAQGVLAVLESSAQKKVPFAVVLSGGFRESGPEGILREEKMLAIARAAGMRIIGPNCLGFANIHSRVYAAFGSITREPKLEKGSVSLVTQSGGFGYSIALACAEAGIGFRHVIATGNESDVNTVQLIEALLDDDETHTIVAYIEGTNDGRALLEIGRKATARGKPILLWKGGVTEQGALAAASHTASMTGVYDFYRALFKQTGIVEIREIHEAVDFLKALESKKYPDNGGVAVMGVSGGSAIVFADAGEPEGLTLCELGNDTQQKLLAVVPNIGAVHNPIDLTAGYFSAANAQKLEAAVSATLEDPAVGSLCINLATTGASGSLAAAQVLARIAASASKPILVFSSAPSVQVAEALRVFADAGIPVLPSPSRAAKAIAMLMRFKRTQSRILQMQEDEGLKVERASVPLSTAVGSRASLSEVESKEMLRSIGIPVTTDLIVKGFDAALFDKVKAPLVVKIVSADIAHKTEIGGVKVGIRTAQELESAIEQVLANAQRHVPAAHIEGVLVSEMVTGGFELIAGVVKDPSFGPVVVVGAGGIYAEVLKDSACRIAPFGLPTAMEMLDELQCSVIMHGVRGAPPLDVDAVARALVALSQFAWEQRSDIAEIDINPMFVLPLGVIAADALIVRG, from the coding sequence ATGAATAATTACAAAAACTTGCTTGAACCACGTTCGATTGCGGTTGTAGGCGTGTCGGAGGATGCGGGACGTCCCGGCTCTCAGGCCGTAAGAGCTCTGATGAGCAATGGATACACCGGCGCGATCTATCCGGTGAATCCCAAATACGAAACCTTTGAAGGTTTGAAGTGCTATGGGTCCGTTGCCGATATCGAAGGCGACGTCGACCTCGTAGTGGTTGGCGTTCCTGCGCAGGGCGTTTTAGCCGTGCTGGAATCGAGTGCGCAGAAGAAGGTTCCTTTTGCGGTGGTTCTGAGCGGTGGCTTTCGAGAGAGCGGTCCGGAAGGGATTCTCCGTGAGGAGAAAATGCTCGCGATTGCCCGGGCGGCGGGCATGCGCATTATCGGGCCCAACTGCCTCGGTTTTGCCAACATCCATTCTCGGGTCTACGCCGCATTCGGCAGCATTACGCGTGAACCGAAACTCGAGAAAGGGTCGGTATCGCTGGTGACGCAGAGTGGAGGATTCGGCTACAGCATCGCCCTTGCATGCGCCGAAGCGGGGATTGGTTTCCGGCATGTGATCGCGACGGGCAACGAAAGCGACGTCAACACGGTGCAGCTCATTGAGGCGCTGCTTGATGATGACGAGACACACACCATCGTCGCCTATATCGAGGGAACCAACGACGGTCGTGCGCTGTTGGAAATCGGCCGCAAGGCTACGGCGCGTGGCAAGCCGATTCTGCTCTGGAAGGGCGGCGTCACCGAGCAGGGCGCACTGGCGGCCGCATCGCATACCGCCAGCATGACGGGTGTCTATGATTTCTATCGTGCCCTGTTCAAGCAAACGGGGATCGTCGAGATCAGAGAGATCCATGAAGCAGTGGATTTCCTCAAGGCATTGGAAAGCAAAAAATACCCGGACAATGGGGGTGTCGCGGTGATGGGGGTATCGGGCGGGTCTGCGATCGTATTTGCAGATGCGGGTGAGCCTGAAGGTCTGACCTTGTGTGAACTTGGTAACGATACCCAGCAAAAGCTGCTGGCGGTCGTGCCTAACATCGGGGCCGTCCATAATCCAATCGACCTTACCGCAGGGTATTTTTCGGCGGCCAATGCGCAGAAGTTGGAAGCCGCTGTAAGCGCGACGCTTGAAGACCCCGCCGTAGGATCGCTTTGCATTAACCTGGCAACCACAGGCGCCTCTGGCAGCCTGGCGGCAGCCCAGGTATTGGCCCGAATTGCCGCGTCGGCGTCGAAGCCGATCCTGGTTTTTTCCTCAGCCCCCAGCGTTCAGGTTGCAGAGGCGCTGCGTGTATTCGCTGATGCGGGAATTCCGGTGTTGCCTTCGCCGTCGCGAGCCGCCAAAGCTATCGCAATGCTGATGCGATTCAAGCGGACTCAATCGCGCATTTTGCAGATGCAAGAGGATGAGGGGCTCAAAGTAGAGCGAGCTTCTGTACCGCTTAGCACCGCCGTTGGCAGTCGGGCATCGTTGTCCGAGGTCGAGTCCAAGGAAATGCTGCGTTCAATCGGTATCCCCGTCACAACCGACCTGATCGTGAAGGGTTTTGACGCTGCGCTGTTCGACAAAGTCAAAGCGCCCCTGGTCGTCAAGATTGTCTCTGCGGACATTGCGCACAAAACCGAAATAGGCGGCGTAAAGGTCGGCATTCGGACAGCCCAGGAGCTGGAGTCAGCGATCGAGCAGGTGTTAGCCAACGCGCAACGGCATGTGCCTGCCGCCCACATTGAGGGTGTCCTCGTTTCCGAGATGGTGACAGGTGGTTTCGAACTGATTGCCGGGGTGGTCAAGGATCCTTCATTTGGCCCTGTGGTGGTAGTCGGCGCAGGTGGGATTTATGCGGAAGTACTGAAGGATTCCGCGTGTCGAATCGCCCCTTTCGGCCTGCCAACCGCTATGGAAATGCTCGATGAATTGCAATGCAGCGTGATCATGCACGGGGTTCGGGGCGCGCCTCCCCTTGACGTCGATGCTGTTGCCCGCGCGTTGGTGGCGTTATCGCAGTTTGCCTGGGAGCAGCGCAGCGATATAGCCGAAATCGACATCAATCCAATGTTTGTACTGCCCCTCGGTGTGATTGCCGCGGACGCCTTGATTGTGCGCGGTTAA